A genomic window from Gossypium hirsutum isolate 1008001.06 chromosome D10, Gossypium_hirsutum_v2.1, whole genome shotgun sequence includes:
- the LOC107915789 gene encoding uncharacterized protein has translation MEDQWSPLSWGFCSQQEGLDELKHTLLFTTWELETTVRSAKEEITKRELELLHLKDVLTKTMKERDEAQCRCQKLMVEKFMLEQQLQHKEQSKQQQNQQDTASLSGVSSSEDESNSNISLVSSPGLDSLPQPSLPQEALKLAANRPLPEKGRLLQAVKDAGPLLQNLLLAGPLPRWQHPPPQLAAIEIPPVAISSPSQQVNGCSSKKRGPENIEGLESSPNNKHHKVALY, from the exons ATGGAAGACCAATGGAGTCCACTTAGCTGGGGTTTTTGCTCTCAACAAGAG GGTTTGGATGAGTTAAAGCATACCCTTTTGTTTACAACCTGGGAGCTAGAGACCACTGTGAGATCAGCTAAAGAGGAGATTACTAAGAGAGAACTTGAATTGCTTCATCTCAAAGATGTTTTAACCAAGACAATGAAAGAGAGAGATGAAGCTCAATGTAGATGTCAGAAGCTTATGGTGGAGAAATTCATGCTTGAGCAACAACTGCAACACAAAGAGCAGTCAAAACAGCAACAAAACCAGCAAGACACTGCTTCACTGTCTGGTGTTTCTAGCAGTGAAGATGAATCCAATTCCAACATAAGCTTAGTTTCATCTCCAGGTTTGGACTCATTGCCACAACCATCTCTTCCCCAAGAAGCCTTGAAACTAGCAGCTAATAGGCCACTACCTGAGAAAGGGAGGCTGCTTCAGGCCGTGAAGGACGCCGGTCCGCTCCTTCAGAACCTTTTATTAGCCGGACCGCTCCCTCGATGGCAGCATCCACCACCTCAACTCGCCGCCATCGAGATCCCACCGGTGGCTATCTCTTCCCCTAGTCAGCAAGTTAATGGCTGTTCAAGCAAGAAGAGAGGTCCAGAGAACATTGAAGGTTTAGAATCTTCCCCTAACAACAAGCACCACAAGGTTGCTCTCTATTGA